The nucleotide window GCGGGATGTGCAGCCAGACGCGGGGATGGCCGAGCGCACCCTCGCCGCCGTCGCAGGCGATGCGGTGGCTGTCGACGATCTTGATCTCCGGAGCTTCCGTGGCCATTGGGTCGGTTTCCTTTTCGTCACACCTGCACTAACTGCGTTATGGGCGAAGACAAGCACAGGAGCAAGGCTCGGCATGACGGCAGATGCGATCCGGATCGAGGGGCTGCGCAAGACATACGCAGGCGGCAAGGAAGCGCTTCAGGGTGTCGACCTGACCGTGCCCGAAGGGTCGATCTTCGGCCTGCTCGGCCCCAACGGTGCCGGCAAGTCGACGCTGATCAACATCCTGGCCGGGCTGGTGATCAAGACCGCCGGCAAGGTCGAGATCCAGGGCTGGGACCAGGACCGCAACCCGCGCCAGTCGCGTGCCGCGATCGGGGTGATGCCGCAGGAGCTGAACCTCGATCCGTTCTTCACCCCGCGCGAGGCGCTCGAGGTGCAGGCCGGTCTCTACGGCGTGCCGAAGCGCGACCGCCGCAGCGAGGAGATCCTGCGCATGGTCGGGCTCGAGGACAAGGCCGAGGCCTACGCCCGCACGCTGTCCGGCGGCATGCGCCGCCGCCTGCTGCTGGGCAAGGCGCTGGTGCACCACCCGCATATCCTCGTGCTCGATGAGCCCACCGCCGGGGTCGACATCGAGCTGCGGCAGATGCTCTGGGCCAACGTCCGCAAGCTCAACCGCGAGCGCGGCATGACCATCATCCTCACCACCCATTACCTCGAGGAGGCCGAAGAGATGTGCGACGAGATCGCCATCATCAACCAGGGCGCGGTCGTGGCCCGCGACAGCACCCGCAACCTGCTGGGCCAGCTCGACGCCAAGACCATGGTGATCGAACCCGAAACGATGCCCGACACGCTGCCCGAAGCTCCCGGCATCAGCGCCGAGCGCCGCGAGGGCGGGCTCATCGCGCTCAGCTACCGTGCCTCGGAAACGGCGGCGGAAGACGTGCTGGAACTGGTGCGCAATGCAGGCATCCGGATCAGCGACGTGCGGACCGAACAGGCCGATCTCGAGGACGTCTTTCTCGAGCTGACCCGGTCGCGCCCGGCGGCCTGACCCGGCTTTAGGGGGCTCTGCCCCCTCTGCGGCTGCGCCGCATTCACCCCCGAGGGTATTTGGAAAGAGAAGAAGGGCCGGGCGTGCGCGCGGGCCTCTTCTGGCGGGCATATATCCCCGCCGGAGGCTGTCGGGATGATGCCGTCTTCGGGGCTCGAGGCGGGAGGCGTCAGGTCACCGCTCGCGGCGAGCCACCGCCCAGGGGCGGTGGCGAGATGTCGTGAGCGGCCGATAGGCCGCGCCGACGGATCTGTTCGAGGATCAGGCGGGGGCGAGCATGCGGCCGAGGTCGCGGCCGCCGAGGATGTGGACATGCAGGTGCGGTACTTCCTGCACGCCGTGCCGGCCCGCGTTCGAGATCATCCGGAAGCCGTCGGCCGCGACGCCCTTCATCTTGCAGACCTTCGCGATGGTGCGGGTATAGTCGAGGATCTCGGCGTCCGAGGCGTTGGCGGCGAAATCGTCGTAGTTGACGTATTTGCCCCGCGGGATCACCAGCACATGGATCGGCGCCTGCGGGCGGATGTCGTTGAAGGCGAGACTGTGGTCGGTCTCGAGCACGGTGTCGTTGGGGATCTCTCCGCGCAGGATCTTTGCGAAGATGTTCTCGTCGTCGTAGGTATAGGCCATCGGGTCCTCAATCGGCGAACAGGTGGTCGGTCTCGGCGAGCGTTTCCGCCGTGTCCCCGGGCACCCCGAGGAAGGCGGCGATTGCGCGCGCGTTGGTTTCGGGCGGGTCGATCTCGCGCAGGCGCAGGTGGTTGTCGAACTGCGCGTCGCGGATGCGGTCGCTCTCGTGCACCATGTCGTTGCGGATCGTCGGCAGCAAGCGGTTCAGCGTCTCGCGCGGGGTCCGGTCGCCGGCGAGCCCCACCCGCATGGCGTGGCCGACGAGGAACACGTCGGAGACCTGGCACTCGACTTCGAGCAGGCGCGTCACTGCGCGGTCACGACAGAAGTCCTCGATCAGGTCGAGGTTCGAGGGATCGAGGCAGACGAGAAGCCGGTCGCTCTCGTAGTAATCGAACAGCATTCGCACCAGCGCGCGGCGGTGGCGGTGGCGCTTCTCGACGCTCGACTGGATGCCGCCGAGGTCGGGCAGGGCGCAGCTTTCCTCGTTGAAGAGATAGTCGATGCAGGGGATGTCGGTCATCTGCCTGACACGCTGCACCAGCCGCTTGGCCACGTGCCATTTCTTGCAGACCACGATCAGCAGCTCGCGCTCGCGGCCGAGCGAGCTTTCGGTTTCCCAGAAGCGCGGCGCGAAGCGGCGGCCGATGCGGCCCTTCTCGGCGAGGAAACGGTGCAGCGAGCGGCCTTCGTTCGAGATCCGGAACCGCGCGCCCTCGGCGGCGTAGAGCACGCCGAGCCGGCGCTTGAGTTCGCGCGCCTCCGGGCTGATCTTGCGGGCGAAGAGGAAATCCTGGCTGAGCAGGAGGTCGTAGTGGTCGTTGTAGAAGGCCACCGGCATGCCGTAATCGGTGAACATCAGGAAGGTGAGGGTGCGGCTCTCGATTTCCTGTTCGGGCACAAGATGGCGCACGAGGGTCTGGAAGAACGTCTCGTCGGGGATCCAGGTGGTGCGGAAGAAGCGCATCACGTCGGGTCGCTGGCGGCAGAAGTCGAGGATCCATTCGATGGTGCGGCGGCGCAGGCACCACCATTGCGAGCCGATCATCACCTCGAGGTCGGCGGGTATCTCGCGGGTGAGGCCGAGCCGCTTCTGCAGTTCGAACGTCGCGTAGAACCGTCGTTTCTGGGTGCGTTCGTTGAACCAGTGGCGATAGACCAGTCGCTCTTTCTTCCAGCCGGTCTTGATCCAGTCGGACTGGAAGTAGTCGAAGCTCTCGATGTAGTCGACGTCGCGCCGGTCGAGGAATTCATGCGCGTATTCCGCCGACTTGATCGCCATGCAATCGCCCGAGAGCATGTAGAAATGGGTCGCACGGGGAAAGGCCTCGGCCGCGGCCTCGACGGCGTGGAGCGTGGCCTGCACGAGGGACCATTCGCCCCAGCCGCAGCGGATGCGTTTTTTCGCGAAGGTCACGTTTGGGTTGTCCGCAAGCGCCGCGCGGATCCGGTCGAAGGCTGCCCGGGGCGCGCTGGCGTCGAAGTGGATCGCCATGTAGTCGCCGACGGCGGTCAGGCTCTGCGCCTGCTTGATGATGGCGTCAGGGTCCTTGTGACACAGAAGGATGAAGGCAATCTTCGCCATTCAGGAAACGGTCTGCCCTAGTTTCGCCCGATAGATCGTATTGATAGCCCTCAACGGACGTTGAAGAAACCGGGGTCTTCTGCTTTTTTCGGCGCCACTGTCCCGCGGGCAAGACGGGGCTTCTGACCGGAGGCGAGCGCGCATGGGGTTTCCCGGAACCTGGATGACCGAGAGCGAAAGCATGGTGTATCGGGTCGTGCCGAAATGCGCCTGCTCGACCATCGGCCAGATCATGTATTACTCCGATCACGGGCGTTTTTTCGACGGTGACATCCACGATGCCGGCCAGGGCCTGCACAAGTGGGCGCGCGAGGACAGTCAGCCGCTGATCCGGGCCAACGTGAAGACCGGCAGCGCCTACACCTTCACCTGCGTGCGCAATCCCTACGCCCGCGTGCTGTCGAGCTTCTTCGACAAGATCTGCGGCATCCAGCGCAACGGGCGGCGCTACCGGGGCAACCTCGTGCCGCTGCTGATCCAGAAATACGGCATCGAGGTCGGCGGCGAGGACGGCAGGGAAGAGTTCGACCAGATCCGCAGCTTCCGCCGGTTCCTGCTGTTCGTGCGCGACACCATCCGCTGGCGCAGGCCGATGGAGCCGGACATCCACTGGTCGGCGGTGTCGGGGCATGTCTCGACCTTCATCGTCAACGGCGGACGCTACGACCACATCTTCTGGACCGAGAAATTCAACGAGGGCATGCAGGTGGTGCTCGACAATACGCGCACCCCGCATGAGGTCGACCTTTCGGCCATTCCGCGTTTCAATGAGTCCGAGGGGCATGGTCCGAAGCGGGCGCATCCGGTCGAGGATTACTTCGACGACCTGTCGATGCATCTGGTCTACGAGATCTACAAGCGCGACTTCGAGCTCTTCCGCTACGATTTCGAGAACCCCGCGAACAAGCTACCGGTCGGCGAGATCGACCTCGACGAGGTGCACGCCAAGCTCGGCGACTGAGCCCGGTCTATCCGTCGGCGCGAAGCGCGCGGCAGGCGATGACGAGGTAGCGCAGCGCGGGCAGTGCCACGACGAGCGCCACGACCGATGCGGCCGCCCAGGCGGGCAGGGTGACGCCACCGGTCCGCAACCCGTGGTTCAGCGCCACGAGGGCGGTGAGCCAAAGGCTCGCGACGGCGGAAAACCGCATGGAGAGCGCGGTCACGCGGTGATCCGGGTCGCCGCCCTGCGGTCGACGGGCGGCCAGCAGCAGCGGAAGCAGCGCGAGCAGGTAGAAGGCGGCGATCTCGGCCACGGCCATGGTCGCGGCGGCAACCTCGGGGCTGCGCAGGTCGAAGGGACCGACTCCCGGAATGTCGACCGGCGTTCCGGTGCGCAGGCGCGGGCGGCTGAGCAGGAGGTTTTCCAGCGTCCCGACCAGCAGCGCCACGGGCATCAGGACGATGTTCGGGGCGAAGCCCGTGCCGGGCGTGCGCGGGGTCAGACCGGCGGCGACCAAGGCGCCCGGTCGCGCGAGCCATGCGAGCATTGCCAGCGGCACGCTCAGCGGAAGGTTGCGAAGGCCCGTGGTGGCGCCGGTCGCGCCGTTGGGAGAGGGGCTGGTGGCGGGCATGGCGGGCCTCGTCGGTTCGAACGATCTGGCCCTATGATTTACCCATGGTCAGGCGCACGCCAAGTCCGGGATACCCGACCCCGCGCCGATCAGGGCAGCGCCTCGGCGGGGAGGATCGGGAAGAACTGCCCCGAGGACCAGACCCCGAACCACGCCTTGCCGTCGACCGTGGTTCGGGTGCCTAGATCGACCAGCCGATAGAAGCTCTTGCGGTCGATCAGCGCCTCGAGCCCGGCGCGCACCATGATATAGGGCGCGGGTTCCTCGGTCTCGGGGTCGTGGGTGACACGCAGGGGATGGTCGGGCCCGGCGACGGCGGTATCGCCGACATGGGTGTGAAAGGTCAGAACCTGGTCTTCGCCCGTCCCGGAGACATCGAAGTCGGTCGCCACGAAGGGCGCGTCCTCGACCGAGATCCGCCACTTCTCGACCGGCGTCACGAGAAAGAACGCGTCGCCCTCGCGCTTCAGGATCGACGAGAACAGCTTCACCATTCCGGGCCGGGTGATCGGTGAGCCGAGATAGAACCACGTGCCGTCACGGGCGATCCGCATGTCGAGATCGCCGCTCAGTGGCGGGTTCCACTTTTCCACCGGCGGCAATCCGCGCTCCTGAACGGCGCTTACCGAGGCAGCCAGCCCCTCTGCAGTCGGTGTAACGGAATTTTGTGCGCTCATTGCTTTTGCCATTTTTCCACCCCGCGATAGAGTTGATGCGTAAGGAACGGATTGCAAGGGAGTCAGACCATGGCCGAAGACCTGGTCGCCGAGATCGAGGCGCTGGAAGACAAGCTCGCCGACGCCAAGCGGGCCATCAACAGCCGCTTCATCGGGCAGGAACGGGTGGTCGAGCTCACGCTTGCGTCGCTCCTTTGCGGCGGTCATGCGCTGCTCATCGGTCTGCCGGGGCTCGGCAAGACGCGGCTGGTCGAGACGCTCTCGACGGTGATGGGCCTCGACGGCAACCGCATCCAGTTCACGCCGGACCTGATGCCGGCGGACATTCTCGGCTCCGAGGTGCTCGAGACCGGCGCCGACGGCAGCCGGGCGTTCAAGTTCATCCAGGGCCCGATCTTCTGCCAGCTGCTGATGGCCGACGAGATCAACCGCGCCTCGCCGCGCACGCAATCCGCGCTGCTGCAGGCGATGCAGGAAAAGGCGGTGACGGTCGCGGGCGAGACCCGGTCGCTCGCGCAGCCGTTCCACGTGCTGGCGACGCAGAACCCGATCGAGCAGGAGGGCACCTACCCACTGCCCGAGGCGCAGCTCGACCGTTTCCTCGTGCAGATCGACGTGGCCTATCCCGACCGCAAGACCGAGAAGGACATCCTGCTCGCCACCACCGGCACCGAGGACGCGCAGGCGCACCAGGTGTTCGACCCCGAGACGCTGATGGCGGCGCAGACGCTGCTGCGGCGGATGCCGGTGGGCGATGCCGTGGTCGAGATGATCCTCGACCTGGTGCGCGCCTTCCGCCCGGCCGAGCCCTCGGCGCCCGAGCGGGTGCGCGAGACCGTGGCATGGGGACCGGGCCCGCGCGCGGCGCAGGCGCTGATGCTGACGGTGCGCGCCCGGGCGCTGCTCGAGGGGCGGCTGGCGCCGTCTCCGGCGGACGTGCTGAACATGGCGCGCCCGGTGCTGGTGCACCGCATGGCGCTGACCTTCTCGGCCCGCGCCCGCGGCGAGGATCTCGGCGCCATCATCGACGAGGTGGCAGCCGGGCTGACGCCCAGCGAGGCCGCCGCTTGAGCGAACGCGTCACCCTCCTTCGCCGCGACGCGCAGGAAGAAGCCGCCCGTTTCCCGGCGCTGCTGGCCCGGGCGGAGCACCTGGCCGGCACCGTTCTGCTGGGCGAACACGGCAGACGGCGCGCCGGAATGGGCGACGACTTCTGGCAATACCGGCCCCTGCGGGCAGGCGACAGCGTGCGCAGCATCGACTGGCGCCGCTCGGCGCGGGGCGACGAGCAGTTCGTGCGCGAGCGCGAGTGGCAGATCGCGCAGAGCGTGCAGCTCTGGGTCGATGGCGGCGCCTCGATGCGCTTCAGTTCGGACAAGGACCTGCCGAGCAAGGGCGACCGCGCCCGGCTGATCGGGCTGGCGACGGCGATTCTGCTGATCCGGGGCGGTGAACGTGTCGGCTTCACCGGCTGGTCGCTGCCGCCGCGCAACGGCGACGTGCAGATCCTGCGGCTGTCCGAGGCGCTGTCCGAGGACGCGACCGAGGAATACTCCGAACCCGAGGCGCGCGGCATCATTCCGCACGCGCGGGCGCTGTTCGTGTCGGATTTCCTCGGCGATATCGATCCGGTCGAGGCGGCGCTGACCAAGGCCGCCGACCGGGGCGTGCGCGGCGTTCTGCTGCAGGTGCTCGATCCCACCGAGGAGAGCTTTCCGTTCAAGGGCCGCACGATCTTTCAGAGCATGGGCGGCGGCATCGCCCACGAGACGCTCAAGGCGGGCGAGCTGCGCGACCGCTACCTCGACCGGCTGAACGAGCGGAAGGACCGCCTTGACTGTTTGTCGCGGTTAACGGGCTGGCAATACATGTGCCATCATACCAGTGACAGCGCGCAATCGGCCCTGCTTTGGGTCTACCGCGCGATGGACGGAGGCCCCGGATGACCATGCTCGGCCCCCTCGGTTTCACTGCACCCTGGCTGCTGCTCGGGTTGCTGGCGCTGCCCGTTCTCTGGGTGATCCTGCGTGCCGTGCCGCCGGCGCCGATCCGGCGGATGTTCCCCGGCGTGGTGCTGCTGCTCGGCCTCAAAGACGAGGAACAGGTCACCGATCGCACCCCGTGGTGGCTGCTGCTGCTGCGGATGCTCGCGGTTGCGGCGGTGATCGTCGGGCTGGCCGGCCCCGTCCTCAACCCGCAGGAGGATCGCGCGGCCGAGGCCGGTGGCGGCCCGCTGCTGGTCGTGATGGACGCAAGCTGGTCCAGCGCGACCGACTGGCGCCAGCGCCGCGAGGCGCTCGAGTCGCTGCTCGCACGCGCCGAACGCCAGGACCGGACCGTCGCGCTCATGCGCCTGACCGCGCCGGAAGCGCCGCGGTTCCAGGTGGCGGGCGTTCTGCAAAGCCGCCTGGGCGGTATCCTTCCCGAACCGTGGGAGCCCGACGCGGCCCGCGTCGAGCAGGCGATCTCGCTGCTTCCCGAAGAGAATTTCGACACTTTCTGGATGTCCGACGGGCTCGACCGCGAGAGCCGCGAGACGATGCTCGCCGCCCTCGAGGCGCGTGGCACGGTCACCGTCTTCGAGAGCCCGCGGGCGCATTACGCGCTCACCCCACCGCGCTTCGAGGACGGGCACGTGCTGCTGACGCTGCGCCGCCTGCGCCCCGGTCCCGAGGCCGAGGTGTCGGTCGCAGGCCACGGGCTCGACCCGGCGGGCAACCCGGCGGTGCTGGTGCGCAACCGGGTGATCTTCGAGCAGTCCGCGACCGAGACAGAGCTCGAGCTGAACCTGCCCGCCGAGCTGCGCGCGCGCATCACCCGTTTCGAGATCGAGGGGGCCGGCAGTGCAGGTGCTGTCGCGCTGCCCGACGACAGCCTGCGTCGCCGCGAGGTCGCGCTGATCGCCGGCAACGAGAACCGCGAAGGGCTCGAACTGCTCTCGCCGCTGCACTTCCTGAACAAGGCGCTGGCGCCGACCGCCGACATCCTCGACGGCACGCTCGAGGACGTTCTGCCCGCCAATCCCGACGTGATCGTGCTGGCCGACGTGGCGACCCTCGCCCCCGGCGAGGAAGACGAGATTTCCGAATGGCTCGACAAGGGCGGCACACTGTTGCGCTTCGCGGGCCCGCGTCTCGCGGCAAGCGACGTGAGCCGCTCCGAGGAAGACCCGCTGATGCCGGTTCGTCTGCGCGCAGGTGGACGCAGCGTCGGCGGCGCGATGAGCTGGGGTGAACCGAAGGCATTGGCGCCCTTCACCGAGGACAGCCCCTTCTACGGGCTCGAGATTCCCGAAGACGTGACCGTGACCTCGCAGGTGATGGCGCAGCCCGACCCGACCCTCGCCAGCCGCGTGATCGCCCAGCTCACCGACGGCACGCCGCTCGTCACCCGCAAGCGGGTGGGGCAGGGGCAGGTGGTGCTGTTTCACGTGACCGCCAACGCCGAGTGGTCGTCGTTGCCGCTGTCGGGGCTCTTCGTGCAGATGCTCGAACGGCTCGCCGTGTCGTCGATGCCCGCCTCGCCAGCGCCCGAGGATCTGGCTGGCACGGTCTGGCAGCCGATCCGGGTGCTCGACGGGTTCGGCCGCGTGGTCGACGCCGGCAACCTGCCGGGCGTCGCCGGCGAGGATCTGCTCGCCGAGCCGCTCGGTCCCGAGCTTCAGCCCGGCCTTTACCAGGGCGAGGACCGCAGCCTTGCGCGCAACGTCGTGACCGCCGACACGGTGCTCGAACCGGCCGTCTGGCCCGAGCGCATCACCGTCGAGGGGCTGTCGCGGCCGCAGGAAACGCCGCTTGCGGGCTGGCTGCTGGCGCTCGCCGTGGCGCTTCTGCTGGCGGACGTGATCGCCTCGCTGGCGCTCTC belongs to Salipiger profundus and includes:
- a CDS encoding zinc-finger domain-containing protein, yielding MATEAPEIKIVDSHRIACDGGEGALGHPRVWLHIPQEEGFVECPYCDAKFIHRDFEGKV
- a CDS encoding ABC transporter ATP-binding protein, giving the protein MTADAIRIEGLRKTYAGGKEALQGVDLTVPEGSIFGLLGPNGAGKSTLINILAGLVIKTAGKVEIQGWDQDRNPRQSRAAIGVMPQELNLDPFFTPREALEVQAGLYGVPKRDRRSEEILRMVGLEDKAEAYARTLSGGMRRRLLLGKALVHHPHILVLDEPTAGVDIELRQMLWANVRKLNRERGMTIILTTHYLEEAEEMCDEIAIINQGAVVARDSTRNLLGQLDAKTMVIEPETMPDTLPEAPGISAERREGGLIALSYRASETAAEDVLELVRNAGIRISDVRTEQADLEDVFLELTRSRPAA
- a CDS encoding histidine triad nucleotide-binding protein, which encodes MAYTYDDENIFAKILRGEIPNDTVLETDHSLAFNDIRPQAPIHVLVIPRGKYVNYDDFAANASDAEILDYTRTIAKVCKMKGVAADGFRMISNAGRHGVQEVPHLHVHILGGRDLGRMLAPA
- a CDS encoding DUF5928 domain-containing protein, encoding MAKIAFILLCHKDPDAIIKQAQSLTAVGDYMAIHFDASAPRAAFDRIRAALADNPNVTFAKKRIRCGWGEWSLVQATLHAVEAAAEAFPRATHFYMLSGDCMAIKSAEYAHEFLDRRDVDYIESFDYFQSDWIKTGWKKERLVYRHWFNERTQKRRFYATFELQKRLGLTREIPADLEVMIGSQWWCLRRRTIEWILDFCRQRPDVMRFFRTTWIPDETFFQTLVRHLVPEQEIESRTLTFLMFTDYGMPVAFYNDHYDLLLSQDFLFARKISPEARELKRRLGVLYAAEGARFRISNEGRSLHRFLAEKGRIGRRFAPRFWETESSLGRERELLIVVCKKWHVAKRLVQRVRQMTDIPCIDYLFNEESCALPDLGGIQSSVEKRHRHRRALVRMLFDYYESDRLLVCLDPSNLDLIEDFCRDRAVTRLLEVECQVSDVFLVGHAMRVGLAGDRTPRETLNRLLPTIRNDMVHESDRIRDAQFDNHLRLREIDPPETNARAIAAFLGVPGDTAETLAETDHLFAD
- a CDS encoding sulfotransferase family protein; amino-acid sequence: MGFPGTWMTESESMVYRVVPKCACSTIGQIMYYSDHGRFFDGDIHDAGQGLHKWAREDSQPLIRANVKTGSAYTFTCVRNPYARVLSSFFDKICGIQRNGRRYRGNLVPLLIQKYGIEVGGEDGREEFDQIRSFRRFLLFVRDTIRWRRPMEPDIHWSAVSGHVSTFIVNGGRYDHIFWTEKFNEGMQVVLDNTRTPHEVDLSAIPRFNESEGHGPKRAHPVEDYFDDLSMHLVYEIYKRDFELFRYDFENPANKLPVGEIDLDEVHAKLGD
- a CDS encoding DUF1285 domain-containing protein, yielding MSAQNSVTPTAEGLAASVSAVQERGLPPVEKWNPPLSGDLDMRIARDGTWFYLGSPITRPGMVKLFSSILKREGDAFFLVTPVEKWRISVEDAPFVATDFDVSGTGEDQVLTFHTHVGDTAVAGPDHPLRVTHDPETEEPAPYIMVRAGLEALIDRKSFYRLVDLGTRTTVDGKAWFGVWSSGQFFPILPAEALP
- a CDS encoding AAA family ATPase; this encodes MAEDLVAEIEALEDKLADAKRAINSRFIGQERVVELTLASLLCGGHALLIGLPGLGKTRLVETLSTVMGLDGNRIQFTPDLMPADILGSEVLETGADGSRAFKFIQGPIFCQLLMADEINRASPRTQSALLQAMQEKAVTVAGETRSLAQPFHVLATQNPIEQEGTYPLPEAQLDRFLVQIDVAYPDRKTEKDILLATTGTEDAQAHQVFDPETLMAAQTLLRRMPVGDAVVEMILDLVRAFRPAEPSAPERVRETVAWGPGPRAAQALMLTVRARALLEGRLAPSPADVLNMARPVLVHRMALTFSARARGEDLGAIIDEVAAGLTPSEAAA
- a CDS encoding DUF58 domain-containing protein; translation: MSERVTLLRRDAQEEAARFPALLARAEHLAGTVLLGEHGRRRAGMGDDFWQYRPLRAGDSVRSIDWRRSARGDEQFVREREWQIAQSVQLWVDGGASMRFSSDKDLPSKGDRARLIGLATAILLIRGGERVGFTGWSLPPRNGDVQILRLSEALSEDATEEYSEPEARGIIPHARALFVSDFLGDIDPVEAALTKAADRGVRGVLLQVLDPTEESFPFKGRTIFQSMGGGIAHETLKAGELRDRYLDRLNERKDRLDCLSRLTGWQYMCHHTSDSAQSALLWVYRAMDGGPG
- a CDS encoding DUF4159 domain-containing protein, which produces MTMLGPLGFTAPWLLLGLLALPVLWVILRAVPPAPIRRMFPGVVLLLGLKDEEQVTDRTPWWLLLLRMLAVAAVIVGLAGPVLNPQEDRAAEAGGGPLLVVMDASWSSATDWRQRREALESLLARAERQDRTVALMRLTAPEAPRFQVAGVLQSRLGGILPEPWEPDAARVEQAISLLPEENFDTFWMSDGLDRESRETMLAALEARGTVTVFESPRAHYALTPPRFEDGHVLLTLRRLRPGPEAEVSVAGHGLDPAGNPAVLVRNRVIFEQSATETELELNLPAELRARITRFEIEGAGSAGAVALPDDSLRRREVALIAGNENREGLELLSPLHFLNKALAPTADILDGTLEDVLPANPDVIVLADVATLAPGEEDEISEWLDKGGTLLRFAGPRLAASDVSRSEEDPLMPVRLRAGGRSVGGAMSWGEPKALAPFTEDSPFYGLEIPEDVTVTSQVMAQPDPTLASRVIAQLTDGTPLVTRKRVGQGQVVLFHVTANAEWSSLPLSGLFVQMLERLAVSSMPASPAPEDLAGTVWQPIRVLDGFGRVVDAGNLPGVAGEDLLAEPLGPELQPGLYQGEDRSLARNVVTADTVLEPAVWPERITVEGLSRPQETPLAGWLLALAVALLLADVIASLALSGRLGGARAKGGATAAVLIAALALGAVPTDVRAQGAQGDQAAPEAEEGQGEEVRGDDAAAILAASEVTLAHVLTGDRELDDLAEAGLRGLSETLFFRTSVEPADAVGVDLETDELAFFPMLYWPVTPSQPMPSDAAYAKLNEYLRSGGMILFDTRDADVAGYGTASPEGRKLRDLAAPLDIPPLEPVPQDHVLTRTFYLLQDFPGRYTSRDVWVEAAPPDAEQVEGMPFRNLNDNVTPVVIGGNDWAAAWAMDERGNPLVRIGSGFAGERQREIAYRFGVNLVMHVLTGNYKSDQVHVPALLDRLGQ